The following are encoded together in the Oncorhynchus gorbuscha isolate QuinsamMale2020 ecotype Even-year linkage group LG03, OgorEven_v1.0, whole genome shotgun sequence genome:
- the LOC124021021 gene encoding potassium voltage-gated channel subfamily A member 3-like, whose amino-acid sequence MSVGSGSQRVFGGLARGGAFQSDPSIPPVWMTTSTSSDSVKNHGYSKTEMGVISVENMLEESMALSRHLSVDRYEQELGCERVVINISGLRFETPLKTFNQFPKTLLGDRRKRMRYFDPLRNEYFFDRNRPSFDAILYYYQSGGRIRRPVNVPIDIFSEEINFYQLGEEAMEKFREDEGFIKEEERILPDNEFQKQVWLLFEYPESSGPARGIAIVSVLVILISIVIFCLETLPEFRDDRDPVTVALTVNGTASYHANPFTDPFFVIETLCIIWFSFELLVRFFACPSKSTFSKNIMNIIDIVAIFPYFITLGTELAEKQGNGQQAMSLAILRVIRLVRVFRIFKLSRHSKGLQILGQTLKASMRELGLLIFFLFIGVILFSSAVYFAEADDPSSSFTSIPDAFWWAVVTMTTVGYGDMHPVTIGGKIVGSLCAIAGVLTIALPVPVIVSNFNYFYHRETDGEEHAQYLHVSSCEHLPSDTDELKRTRSTSSLGKSEYIEEGINSGYKQPNFTNENNQNCVNIKKIFTDV is encoded by the coding sequence ATGAGCGTCGGCTCTGGTTCTCAAAGGGTCTTTGGGGGTTTGGCTAGAGGAGGCGCGTTTCAGTCTGACCCCTCCATACCACCTGTGTGGATGACCACTTCAACTTCATCCGACAGCGTTAAGAACCACGGTTACTCAAAGACGGAGATGGGCGTAATTTCAGTTGAAAACATGTTGGAGGAGTCAATGGCGCTTTCGAGACACCTGTCCGTGGATCGATATGAGCAAGAGCTCGGCTGCGAGAGGGTGGTTATCAACATTTCAGGTTTGCGATTCGAAACTCCACTAAAAACTTTCAATCAGTTTCCCAAAACGTTGCTCGGGGACCGGAGAAAGAGGATGCGTTACTTTGACCCACTGAGGAACGAGTATTTTTTCGACAGAAACCGACCCAGCTTTGATGCCATCCTCTATTATTACCAGTCGGGAGGGCGCATCAGGAGACCTGTTAACGTGCCCATTGACATCTTCTCTGAGGAGATCAATTTCTATCAACTCGGGGAAGAGGCTATGGAAAAATTCCGGGAGGATGAAGGATTCATAAAAGAAGAGGAACGTATTTTACCAGATAATGAATTCCAAAAGCAGGTTTGGCTTTTGTTTGAGTACCCTGAAAGCTCTGGGCCAGCTAGGGGAATAGCCATAGTCTCCGTGCTTGTCATTTTAATCTCAATTGTTATATTCTGTTTGGAGACCTTGCCTGAGTTTCGGGATGACAGAGACCCTGTCACTGTGGCACTTACCGTCAACGGGACGGCCTCCTACCACGCAAATCCATTCACCGACCCTTTCTTTGTGATAGAGACACTTTGCATAATATGGTTCTCTTTTGAGTTGCTGGTCAGATTCTTCGCGTGCCCCAGCAAATCCACGTTCTCAAAAAACATCATGAACATAATCGACATTGTCGCCATATTTCCCTACTTTATCACTTTGGGGACAGAACTGGCTGAGAAGCAGGGTAACGGTCAGCAAGCCATGTCCCTGGCCATTCTCAGAGTGATAAGGCTCGTGAGAGTCTTTCGCATCTTCAAGCTCTCCAGGCACTCCAAGGGGCTCCAGATTTTAGGGCAGACACTAAAGGCCAGCATGAGGGAACTTGGACTGTTGATATTTTTCCTTTTTATTGGAGTCATCCTTTTCTCAAGTGCTGTTTACTTTGCTGAGGCCGATGACCCGTCATCCAGTTTTACAAGCATCCCAGATGCGTTTTGGTGGGCTGTGGTCACCATGACTACTGTCGGATATGGAGACATGCACCCTGTGACCATTGGTGGCAAAATTGTTGGGTCATTGTGTGCTATTGCCGGAGTGTTAACTATTGCTCTCCCTGTGCCAGTTATTGTCTCGAACTTCAATTACTTTTACCATAGGGAGACTGATGGAGAAGAGCACGCACAGTACTTGCATGTCAGCAGCTGCGAGCACTTACCCTCAGACACAGATGAGCTGAAAAGGACTCGTAGCACCTCATCTCTGGGCAAGTCGGAATATATAGAGGAGGGTATCAACAGTGGGTATAAACAGCCCAACTTCACAAATGAGAATAACCAAAACTGCGTGAACATCAAAAAGATATTTACGGATGTGTAA